A genome region from Heliangelus exortis chromosome 12, bHelExo1.hap1, whole genome shotgun sequence includes the following:
- the TCTA gene encoding T-cell leukemia translocation-altered gene protein, which produces MAAGPWQAPWRALSALGRELAAEWAAQDVRAALCQLLLLWLGLSLLGVRLAWRAYGGAVAALCYRTGPSARRTPGTASGPGPTPARPRAHSLSPAGPAGRNGTAERHCPPREGSAAEPAKTHRE; this is translated from the exons ATGGCGGCGGGGCCCTGGCAGGCGCCGTGGCGGGCGCTGAGCGCGCTGGGCCGGGAGCTGGCGGCCGAGTGGGCGGCGCAGGACGTGCGGGCCGCGCTgtgtcagctgctgctgctgtggctgggcCTCAGCCTGCTGGGTGTCCGCCTGGCCTGGCGCGCTTACGGCGGGGCGGTGGCCGCGCTCTGCTACCGGACGGGGCCCTCCGCCCGCCGGACCCCCGGCACCGCCTCCGGCCCCGGTCCTACGCCTGCCCGGCCCCGCGCGCACTCACTCTCCCCCGCCGGCCCGGCCGGACGGAACGGCACCGCCGAGCGGCACTGCCCGCCCCG GGAGGGCTCAGCGGCAGAACCAGCAAAGACGCACCGGGAGTGA